A part of Daphnia pulex isolate KAP4 chromosome 6, ASM2113471v1 genomic DNA contains:
- the LOC124196529 gene encoding DNA polymerase alpha catalytic subunit-like isoform X1, with the protein MADDKEISQEKESGRTRRTKQDREGKFAAFQKLKDLKGTKNKVTLTEVDNVYEEVDEREYSKRVQRRQEDDWIIDDDGSGYVEDGREVFDDDLDDDNMAQAKGAARGHKKKDLSKGVPGKKNNIKNMLIGMSSKNKEKDAKTKDDDILGDIMQELNSTPSNAPLRQSVSTLKKKTITSGSLISRTPTSIPRITSTSVASRLLKAEPKRLPFGRGASNVEDNTYDCASIEDSNSLCDDNPFIMDGPMDIDQFDSQPEINTQSSEASITTSYTPCEESIDLQELKQTPTISEFDLTSGWETIKNNVDVNQSVAVLDLGSNELPLTQGEDGEQFLRMYWFDAYEDPYMQPGTVFLFGKIFIESAKAYVSCCVSVKNIEKHIYVLPRDTVVDQRTGQDTGTPVNFMDVYEEFNTRVADRYKILQFKSRRVLKKYGFEPPSIPRESEYLEVKYSAEHSLPTNLKGATFSHVFGANTSALENFLLEKRVKGPCWLNIKNPQKANPHVSWCKVEAFVSNMDQIELDDKREAPPPLAVMALNLRTVVNNRTQQVEIVAISCLIQNEFHVDRAAPQPPFQQHFCLVGRPSEEPWPLDHRDTMKTTKLTKIELAENERALLNLFLAKINKIDPDVIVGHDVASYDLDILLHRFTQNKVDQWSRLGRLRRTNMPMSKGVSRSHLVMSGRLVCDVKISAKELIRARSYDLETLCQQVLHLNGVRPDLSSDSVKKMYSTSTSLLGMIAITMQDGANTLRLMYELNVLPLALQITSIAGNLLSRTLLGGRSERNEYLLLHAFHEKGFIVPDKQAFKKSKKGEDSDPEDVSTENANRSKKGRRKPAYAGGLVLDPKRGFYDKFVLLMDFNSLYPSIIQEFNICFTTVDRQVATKATEGQEEILPDLPDPTLPLGILPTEIRKLVDSRREVKKLINDKLSKDLLLQYDIRQKALKLTANSMYGCLGFSNSRFYAKPLAALITSKGREILLQTRDLVRKMNLDVIYGDTDSLMIDSNSVDYDQVMKVGLKIKQEVNKLYKHLELDIDGVFQRLLLLKKKKYAAVTVSQVIRDNKKEMVTQQEVKGLDIVRRDWSQLATRAGKYALEQILGDLSADERIARIQQNLEDIRDGFQNGTIDLSLLEITKQLTKNPENYPDAKNLSHVQVAIRTNSRGGKKLVQGDTVSFIICQDGSNMAATQRAYSMEELKMPTNGHLKPDIQYYLAQQVHPVVSRLCDLLEGIDAVRIAEFLGIDASGYRSTQAASNEYETGSPPVTDEERFQSCEKFYYQCSDKACGFEMSMDNVFRKTDDGNIEFALSRCGNPNCKKTPFSAEKFLVNRLTHTVRKHIQLYYAGWLVCEDRSCATRTRRIPLKSTNTHPVCIGCGTSNMDPEYNDLDLYTQLCYYQHMFDASKAISQLQPSERDKVKLAYNNSMDKAYKALLNNINQILLESGYSQVNLAGLFYGLNRPKNET; encoded by the exons ATGGCTGATGACAAGGAAATTAgtcaagaaaaggaaagtg GTCGTACACGGAGAACTAAACAAGACCGTGAAGGGAAATTTGCAGCCTTTCAAAAGCTAAAAGACTTAAAGGGTACTAAAAACAAAGTTACCTTGACGGAAGTTGATAATGTTTATGAAGAGGTTGATGAAAGAGAGTACTCCAAACGAGTTCAAAGACGACAAGAAGATGATTGGATTATTGATGATG atgGAAGTGGATATGTTGAAGATGGTAGGGAAGTGTTTGATGATGATCTGGATGATGATAATATGGCCCAAGCCAAAGGAGCAGCCAGGGGTCATAAGAAGAAGGACTTGTCAAAAGGagttcctggaaaaaaaaataacattaaaaatatgCTAATTGGCATGTCCTCTAAAAACAAAGAG AAAGATGCCAAAACTAAAGATGATGACATTTTAGGAGACATCATGCAAGAACTGAATTCCACCCCTTCAAATGCTCCCTTGAGGCAATCAGTTTCCACTCTTAAAAAGAAGACCATTACTTCTGG ATCGTTGATAAGTCGTACACCAACTTCGATCCCACGGATAACCAGCACTTCAGTGGCATCGAGGCTATTGAAAGCAGAG CCCAAACGTCTGCCTTTTGGCAGAGGGGCATCCAATGTAGAAGACAATACCTACGACTGTGCATCAATCGAAGATTCAAATTCATTATGCGATGATAATCCTTTTATAATGGATGGA CCTATGGACATCGACCAGTTCGATTCGCAACCAGAAATCAATACGCAATCAAGTGAAGCCTCAATTACGACATCTTATACTCCCTGTGAAGAAAGTATTGATCTTCAAGAACTGAAGCAAACTCCTACCATCAG CGAATTCGATCTTACTTCGGGATGGGAAACCATTAAAAATAACGTTGACGTTAACCAGAGTGTAGCTGTTTTGGATTTAGGGAGTAATGAGCTTCCCTTGACTCAAGGGGAAGATGGAGAACAG TTTTTGCGCATGTACTGGTTCGATGCTTACGAAGATCCGTATATGCAACCTGGCaccgtgtttctttttgggaaaattttCATAGAGTCGGCTAAAGCGTATGTCAGTTGCTGCGTTTCCGTAAAAAATATCGAGAAGCATATATATGTACTTCCACGTGATACG GTTGTCGATCAGCGTACTGGCCAGGACACGGGAACTCCGGTTAATTttatggatgtatacgaggaATTTAATACGCGGGTAGCAGATCGCTACAAAATTTTGCAGTTCAAATCACGGCGTgtattgaaaaaatatggatTCGAACCACCGAGCATTCCTCGCGAGAGCGAATATCTTGAAGTGAAATACTCTGCTGAACATTCCTTGCCTACGAATTTGAAAGGTGCAACATTCAGCCACGTCTTTGGAGCCAATACTTCGGCAttggaaaactttttgttgGAAAAACGCGTTAAAGGGCCTTGTTGGCTAAACATCAAGAACCCCCAGAAGGCCAACCCGCATGTGAGCTGGTGCAAAGTGGAG GCGTTTGTTTCTAACATGGATCAAATTGAGTTAGATGATAAAAGAGAAGCGCCGCCTCCATTGGCTGTAATGGCGCTTAATTTGCGCACTGTCGTCAACAATCGCACTCAGCAAGTGGAAATTGTCGCCATCAGTTGTTTGATACAAAACGAATTTCATGTAGACCGTGCTGCTCCTCAACCTCCGTTTCAACAGCATTTTTGTC TTGTAGGCCGTCCATCTGAAGAACCTTGGCCACTAGATCATCGCGATACCATGAAAACGACAAAACTAACGAAAATAGAACTAGCCGAGAACGAACGAGCCCTGCTTAATCTTTTTCTGgccaaaattaacaaaatcgACCCCGATGTAATTGTCGGGCACGATGTAGCTTCCTACGACTTGGACATACTTCTCCATCGTTTCACCCAGAACAAAGTAGATCAGTGGTCTCGTCTGGGCCGACTACGTCGCACCAATATGCCTATGTCTAAG ggtGTCAGTCGCAGTCATCTTGTCATGAGTGGGCGTTTGGTGTGTGATGTGAAGATTTCGGCAAAAGAACTTATACGCGCAAGGAGCTACGACCTCGAAACGCTGTGTCAACAG GTTTTACATTTAAACGGAGTTCGCCCAGATTTGAGTTCAGATTCTGTTAAAAAGATGTACTCGACTTCAACCAGTCTGTTGGGAATGATAGCCATTACTATGCAAGATGGCGCGAACACACTAAGATTGATGTATGAATTAAACGTCCTTCCCTTAGCTTTGCAAATTACTTCGATTGCAG GAAACTTGCTTTCTCGAACTCTTCTGGGAGGTCGTTCAGAACGCAACGAGTATCTATTGCTCCATGCATTTCACGAGAAGGGGTTTATCGTTCCAGATAAGCaggcttttaaaaaatcaaagaaaggagaagattCTGATCCTGAGGATGTTTCGACTGAAAATGCTAATCGTAGCAAGAAAGGTCGTCGGAAaccagcctatgctggtggtTTGGTTCTGGATCCCAAGCGAGGTTTCTACGACAAGTTTGTTCTTTTAATGGACTTCAACTCGCTGTACCCGAGCATTATTCAAGAATTCAATATATGCTTTACCACTGTCGATCGACAAGTAGCAACTAAAGCAACTGAAGGACAAGAAGAAATTCTTCCCGACCTACCTGATCCGACGTTGCCCCTTGGCATTTTGCCTACTGAAATTCGAAAGTTGGTTGACAGTCGACGTGAAGTGAAAAAGCTCATCAACGATAAGTTATCTAAGGATCTTTTACTTCAGTATGATATCAGACAGAAAGCATTGAAATTGACGGCAAACAGCATGTACGGCTGCCTGGGATTTTCCAATTCACGTTTTTACGCCAAACCTTTGGCCGCGCTTATTACAT CCAAAGGACGTGAGATTCTACTGCAGACTAGGGATCTTGTCCGTAAAATGAATTTGGACGTCATCTACGGAGACACTGATTCGTTAATGATAGATTCTAATTCAGTTGACTATGATCAAGTCATGAAAGTGGGTCTTAAG ATTAAACAGGAAGTCAATAAGTTGTACAAACACCTTGAGCTCGACATTGATGGGGTATTCCAGCGCTTACTTTtgctgaagaaaaagaaatacgcaGCCGTTACAGTTTCTCAGGTGATCCgtgataacaaaaaagaaatggttacTCAACAAGAGGTCAAGGGTCTGGATATTGTACGAAGAGACTGGTCGCAGCTTGCTACTCGGGCTGGAAA GTACGCACTGGAACAAATATTAGGTGATTTATCGGCAGATGAACGAATCGCTCGGattcaacaaaatttagaaGATATTCGTGATGGATTTCAGAACGGAACCATTGATCTCTCTTTGTTAGAGATTACCAAACAGCTAACTAAGAATCCAGAAAATTACCCCGAcgcaaaaaatctttctcaTGTCCAAGTTGCAATCAGGACAAATTCCCGGGGTGGTAAGAAACTTGTACAAGGCGATACAGTTTCGTTCATCATTTGTCAG GACGGAAGCAATATGGCCGCCACTCAACGAGCGTATTCCATGGAGGAACTCAAGATGCCAACAAATGGGCATTTAAAGCCTGACATTCAATATTATTTGGCACAACAAGTTCATCCAGTTGTTTCTCGATTGTGCGACCTTCTAGAAGGAATTGACGCTGTTAGAATTGCTGAATTCCTTG GCATCGATGCTTCTGGATATCGATCGACACAAGCAGCCAGCAACGAATACGAAACTGGTAGTCCTCCGGTGACTGACGAAGAAAGATTTCAATCATGTGAAAA GTTTTATTACCAATGCTCTGACAAGGCTTGTGGTTTTGAAATGTCGATGGACAACGTTTTCCGCAAAACG GACGACGGCAACATCGAGTTTGCGTTGTCTCGGTGTGGAAATCCCAATTGCAAGAAGACACCATTTAGTGCGGAAAAATTTCTCGTCAACCGTTTGACGCATACCGTTAGAAAGCACATTCAACTTTATTATGCG ggCTGGTTAGTATGTGAAGACAGAAGTTGCGCTACAAGAACCAGGCGCATACCGTTGAAGTCCACAAATACACATCCCGTTTGCATAGGATGTGGAACCAGCAACATGGATCCTGag TACAATGATTTGGATCTATACACTCAACTGTGTTACTACCAACACATGTTTGACGCATCCAAAGCCATCAGTCAGCTTCAACCAAGCGAAcgag ataaagTCAAATTGGCGTACAATAACTCCATGGATAAAGCTTATAAGGCTCTCTTAAATAATATCAATCAGATTCTTTTAGAGAGTGGATATTCACAGGT
- the LOC124196529 gene encoding DNA polymerase alpha catalytic subunit-like isoform X2, translated as MADDKEISQEKESGRTRRTKQDREGKFAAFQKLKDLKGTKNKVTLTEVDNVYEEVDEREYSKRVQRRQEDDWIIDDDGSGYVEDGREVFDDDLDDDNMAQAKGAARGHKKKDLSKGVPGKKNNIKNMLIGMSSKNKEKDAKTKDDDILGDIMQELNSTPSNAPLRQSVSTLKKKTITSGSLISRTPTSIPRITSTSVASRLLKAEPMDIDQFDSQPEINTQSSEASITTSYTPCEESIDLQELKQTPTISEFDLTSGWETIKNNVDVNQSVAVLDLGSNELPLTQGEDGEQFLRMYWFDAYEDPYMQPGTVFLFGKIFIESAKAYVSCCVSVKNIEKHIYVLPRDTVVDQRTGQDTGTPVNFMDVYEEFNTRVADRYKILQFKSRRVLKKYGFEPPSIPRESEYLEVKYSAEHSLPTNLKGATFSHVFGANTSALENFLLEKRVKGPCWLNIKNPQKANPHVSWCKVEAFVSNMDQIELDDKREAPPPLAVMALNLRTVVNNRTQQVEIVAISCLIQNEFHVDRAAPQPPFQQHFCLVGRPSEEPWPLDHRDTMKTTKLTKIELAENERALLNLFLAKINKIDPDVIVGHDVASYDLDILLHRFTQNKVDQWSRLGRLRRTNMPMSKGVSRSHLVMSGRLVCDVKISAKELIRARSYDLETLCQQVLHLNGVRPDLSSDSVKKMYSTSTSLLGMIAITMQDGANTLRLMYELNVLPLALQITSIAGNLLSRTLLGGRSERNEYLLLHAFHEKGFIVPDKQAFKKSKKGEDSDPEDVSTENANRSKKGRRKPAYAGGLVLDPKRGFYDKFVLLMDFNSLYPSIIQEFNICFTTVDRQVATKATEGQEEILPDLPDPTLPLGILPTEIRKLVDSRREVKKLINDKLSKDLLLQYDIRQKALKLTANSMYGCLGFSNSRFYAKPLAALITSKGREILLQTRDLVRKMNLDVIYGDTDSLMIDSNSVDYDQVMKVGLKIKQEVNKLYKHLELDIDGVFQRLLLLKKKKYAAVTVSQVIRDNKKEMVTQQEVKGLDIVRRDWSQLATRAGKYALEQILGDLSADERIARIQQNLEDIRDGFQNGTIDLSLLEITKQLTKNPENYPDAKNLSHVQVAIRTNSRGGKKLVQGDTVSFIICQDGSNMAATQRAYSMEELKMPTNGHLKPDIQYYLAQQVHPVVSRLCDLLEGIDAVRIAEFLGIDASGYRSTQAASNEYETGSPPVTDEERFQSCEKFYYQCSDKACGFEMSMDNVFRKTDDGNIEFALSRCGNPNCKKTPFSAEKFLVNRLTHTVRKHIQLYYAGWLVCEDRSCATRTRRIPLKSTNTHPVCIGCGTSNMDPEYNDLDLYTQLCYYQHMFDASKAISQLQPSERDKVKLAYNNSMDKAYKALLNNINQILLESGYSQVNLAGLFYGLNRPKNET; from the exons ATGGCTGATGACAAGGAAATTAgtcaagaaaaggaaagtg GTCGTACACGGAGAACTAAACAAGACCGTGAAGGGAAATTTGCAGCCTTTCAAAAGCTAAAAGACTTAAAGGGTACTAAAAACAAAGTTACCTTGACGGAAGTTGATAATGTTTATGAAGAGGTTGATGAAAGAGAGTACTCCAAACGAGTTCAAAGACGACAAGAAGATGATTGGATTATTGATGATG atgGAAGTGGATATGTTGAAGATGGTAGGGAAGTGTTTGATGATGATCTGGATGATGATAATATGGCCCAAGCCAAAGGAGCAGCCAGGGGTCATAAGAAGAAGGACTTGTCAAAAGGagttcctggaaaaaaaaataacattaaaaatatgCTAATTGGCATGTCCTCTAAAAACAAAGAG AAAGATGCCAAAACTAAAGATGATGACATTTTAGGAGACATCATGCAAGAACTGAATTCCACCCCTTCAAATGCTCCCTTGAGGCAATCAGTTTCCACTCTTAAAAAGAAGACCATTACTTCTGG ATCGTTGATAAGTCGTACACCAACTTCGATCCCACGGATAACCAGCACTTCAGTGGCATCGAGGCTATTGAAAGCAGAG CCTATGGACATCGACCAGTTCGATTCGCAACCAGAAATCAATACGCAATCAAGTGAAGCCTCAATTACGACATCTTATACTCCCTGTGAAGAAAGTATTGATCTTCAAGAACTGAAGCAAACTCCTACCATCAG CGAATTCGATCTTACTTCGGGATGGGAAACCATTAAAAATAACGTTGACGTTAACCAGAGTGTAGCTGTTTTGGATTTAGGGAGTAATGAGCTTCCCTTGACTCAAGGGGAAGATGGAGAACAG TTTTTGCGCATGTACTGGTTCGATGCTTACGAAGATCCGTATATGCAACCTGGCaccgtgtttctttttgggaaaattttCATAGAGTCGGCTAAAGCGTATGTCAGTTGCTGCGTTTCCGTAAAAAATATCGAGAAGCATATATATGTACTTCCACGTGATACG GTTGTCGATCAGCGTACTGGCCAGGACACGGGAACTCCGGTTAATTttatggatgtatacgaggaATTTAATACGCGGGTAGCAGATCGCTACAAAATTTTGCAGTTCAAATCACGGCGTgtattgaaaaaatatggatTCGAACCACCGAGCATTCCTCGCGAGAGCGAATATCTTGAAGTGAAATACTCTGCTGAACATTCCTTGCCTACGAATTTGAAAGGTGCAACATTCAGCCACGTCTTTGGAGCCAATACTTCGGCAttggaaaactttttgttgGAAAAACGCGTTAAAGGGCCTTGTTGGCTAAACATCAAGAACCCCCAGAAGGCCAACCCGCATGTGAGCTGGTGCAAAGTGGAG GCGTTTGTTTCTAACATGGATCAAATTGAGTTAGATGATAAAAGAGAAGCGCCGCCTCCATTGGCTGTAATGGCGCTTAATTTGCGCACTGTCGTCAACAATCGCACTCAGCAAGTGGAAATTGTCGCCATCAGTTGTTTGATACAAAACGAATTTCATGTAGACCGTGCTGCTCCTCAACCTCCGTTTCAACAGCATTTTTGTC TTGTAGGCCGTCCATCTGAAGAACCTTGGCCACTAGATCATCGCGATACCATGAAAACGACAAAACTAACGAAAATAGAACTAGCCGAGAACGAACGAGCCCTGCTTAATCTTTTTCTGgccaaaattaacaaaatcgACCCCGATGTAATTGTCGGGCACGATGTAGCTTCCTACGACTTGGACATACTTCTCCATCGTTTCACCCAGAACAAAGTAGATCAGTGGTCTCGTCTGGGCCGACTACGTCGCACCAATATGCCTATGTCTAAG ggtGTCAGTCGCAGTCATCTTGTCATGAGTGGGCGTTTGGTGTGTGATGTGAAGATTTCGGCAAAAGAACTTATACGCGCAAGGAGCTACGACCTCGAAACGCTGTGTCAACAG GTTTTACATTTAAACGGAGTTCGCCCAGATTTGAGTTCAGATTCTGTTAAAAAGATGTACTCGACTTCAACCAGTCTGTTGGGAATGATAGCCATTACTATGCAAGATGGCGCGAACACACTAAGATTGATGTATGAATTAAACGTCCTTCCCTTAGCTTTGCAAATTACTTCGATTGCAG GAAACTTGCTTTCTCGAACTCTTCTGGGAGGTCGTTCAGAACGCAACGAGTATCTATTGCTCCATGCATTTCACGAGAAGGGGTTTATCGTTCCAGATAAGCaggcttttaaaaaatcaaagaaaggagaagattCTGATCCTGAGGATGTTTCGACTGAAAATGCTAATCGTAGCAAGAAAGGTCGTCGGAAaccagcctatgctggtggtTTGGTTCTGGATCCCAAGCGAGGTTTCTACGACAAGTTTGTTCTTTTAATGGACTTCAACTCGCTGTACCCGAGCATTATTCAAGAATTCAATATATGCTTTACCACTGTCGATCGACAAGTAGCAACTAAAGCAACTGAAGGACAAGAAGAAATTCTTCCCGACCTACCTGATCCGACGTTGCCCCTTGGCATTTTGCCTACTGAAATTCGAAAGTTGGTTGACAGTCGACGTGAAGTGAAAAAGCTCATCAACGATAAGTTATCTAAGGATCTTTTACTTCAGTATGATATCAGACAGAAAGCATTGAAATTGACGGCAAACAGCATGTACGGCTGCCTGGGATTTTCCAATTCACGTTTTTACGCCAAACCTTTGGCCGCGCTTATTACAT CCAAAGGACGTGAGATTCTACTGCAGACTAGGGATCTTGTCCGTAAAATGAATTTGGACGTCATCTACGGAGACACTGATTCGTTAATGATAGATTCTAATTCAGTTGACTATGATCAAGTCATGAAAGTGGGTCTTAAG ATTAAACAGGAAGTCAATAAGTTGTACAAACACCTTGAGCTCGACATTGATGGGGTATTCCAGCGCTTACTTTtgctgaagaaaaagaaatacgcaGCCGTTACAGTTTCTCAGGTGATCCgtgataacaaaaaagaaatggttacTCAACAAGAGGTCAAGGGTCTGGATATTGTACGAAGAGACTGGTCGCAGCTTGCTACTCGGGCTGGAAA GTACGCACTGGAACAAATATTAGGTGATTTATCGGCAGATGAACGAATCGCTCGGattcaacaaaatttagaaGATATTCGTGATGGATTTCAGAACGGAACCATTGATCTCTCTTTGTTAGAGATTACCAAACAGCTAACTAAGAATCCAGAAAATTACCCCGAcgcaaaaaatctttctcaTGTCCAAGTTGCAATCAGGACAAATTCCCGGGGTGGTAAGAAACTTGTACAAGGCGATACAGTTTCGTTCATCATTTGTCAG GACGGAAGCAATATGGCCGCCACTCAACGAGCGTATTCCATGGAGGAACTCAAGATGCCAACAAATGGGCATTTAAAGCCTGACATTCAATATTATTTGGCACAACAAGTTCATCCAGTTGTTTCTCGATTGTGCGACCTTCTAGAAGGAATTGACGCTGTTAGAATTGCTGAATTCCTTG GCATCGATGCTTCTGGATATCGATCGACACAAGCAGCCAGCAACGAATACGAAACTGGTAGTCCTCCGGTGACTGACGAAGAAAGATTTCAATCATGTGAAAA GTTTTATTACCAATGCTCTGACAAGGCTTGTGGTTTTGAAATGTCGATGGACAACGTTTTCCGCAAAACG GACGACGGCAACATCGAGTTTGCGTTGTCTCGGTGTGGAAATCCCAATTGCAAGAAGACACCATTTAGTGCGGAAAAATTTCTCGTCAACCGTTTGACGCATACCGTTAGAAAGCACATTCAACTTTATTATGCG ggCTGGTTAGTATGTGAAGACAGAAGTTGCGCTACAAGAACCAGGCGCATACCGTTGAAGTCCACAAATACACATCCCGTTTGCATAGGATGTGGAACCAGCAACATGGATCCTGag TACAATGATTTGGATCTATACACTCAACTGTGTTACTACCAACACATGTTTGACGCATCCAAAGCCATCAGTCAGCTTCAACCAAGCGAAcgag ataaagTCAAATTGGCGTACAATAACTCCATGGATAAAGCTTATAAGGCTCTCTTAAATAATATCAATCAGATTCTTTTAGAGAGTGGATATTCACAGGT